The following is a genomic window from Elgaria multicarinata webbii isolate HBS135686 ecotype San Diego chromosome 9, rElgMul1.1.pri, whole genome shotgun sequence.
TAGAAACAAGTTACCTTTGTTCTGCTGTTAGTGCAATATGCATCCATAAtaaaggaaaggcactctgctcttgagaaagtatttttaaaaaaatactaagaaATTTAAAGGAAAAACTAGGCCATATTGCTTTTTAAGTGCAAGATGCTATCCTTAGTTTGGAATTAACCTATTGCTTGCTTTCTGCTGTTTAACAAAAGTGTGGCTTATTTAAAGTATAGTCCTAATGTAATCCTGATATTTAAGGTAGGAGTGTACAACTCCCAAACCATTGCTGCAAGGACCATTTTATTGCATTACTGTTTCGGCAAGATTGTAGCAGGTTGCGCTTATTacagttttaacatttaaaactgACACAATCTAGAATGCATAAAATTAAGCAGGTTGTAAACACATTGAGTGTATGTGAGCCTAGAGCAATTAATCAGTAACGTTCACAAGGGGAAAGAGTTCCCCTAAATTAAGCCTTGATGTGGATCAGAAAATAACCAACTTCGCTAGGGAGAGGCAGGCAGTACTGAAGGTGTGAACTTCTAGGTAGCGAAAGAGAGCAATAAAGGACCATGGCTTATCCTACTCcatgtgtactgttgctggtgaTGTCCCTCTTCCATCTCTGCCTGttgggaggaggcagaggcaacCAAGGCTTGCAGGCACTCCATGATCATTTGGATCCTTGATATTAGCTCTGGCCACTCATTCTGCCTCACCTTCTTCCATTTGCTCTATCCCTCTGGTGCAACTGCAGCAGTGAGATGAGGAAAAAGCCAGCCAGCACATGCTGAGACACTGAGCTTTCTGGGAGGAAGAGGTGGCTTGGAGGCAGCTGAAGAAAGCACAGCCTACCTGAAACCATGCCACGTCCCAATCTGAGAAAAGCTGTATTATAGGTAGCACAACATTTTATCTTCATGAAGCTTAATTTATTGAGGCCACCAGGCAATAGATGAAGCATTCTACTTCCCTCTTTCTGTGTATTATATTGAAAATGTGAACACTGATAGCTACCAATTAGCAAGCATTTTGATCACATAAATTAGGGATCACACATAATATATTATTTGTAATTTATTAAAAAGTTAAAGCCACTTGGCATCATAGATTTCAGATTCTCTTTCTTACACGGTTCTGATATCAAGCTGCATCAGGATTAGGAATTTGCCCCTCACTTACAGACAAGGGATGCAATAGATTAAAGCACTTTCAGTAAGCCAACCCCATATTGGCCAGAACATTATATGCTTTGTATTTACTATAATCCAAATCCATCTCCAAATGAAGCTAGTTCACTGTCAAAAAGGAGTAGACTTAGTTAAATCTCACTGTAGAGTTTTGCATCAGAGGGAAAAGACTGAGTATTCTCTTGTTAACGGTCTAAAGAGTGACAGAGGCAGAGAGAAGAGACTGCTCTGGTAGACAACTTCTATTACTAATAGAAGTAAACACTGTACAAAGGTCAAGACTTAAAACAAAAAATTGATATAAACTAAACATTCATTTTCTCCTTGAGTTACTTTTGTTTAGTCAGATTTAGACCAATAGTCTCTCGATGGCTTGTTGGACAGACTGAATTTGAGGCTTCAGCTGTGAGCCTTCTTTGATAGTAATGGAACAGGCAATGACAGGCCGAGAAACACCACATGCCCGGCCCAGGGCCTGCTTGGAGCGTACAAACACATAGGGCACGTTCTTGTCCTCACAAAGTAGTGGGAGGTGAAGGATGATCTCAAGGGGCTCAGCATCTGCAGCCATC
Proteins encoded in this region:
- the SNU13 gene encoding NHP2-like protein 1, whose product is MTEAEVNPKAYPLADAQLTKTLLDLVQQSCNYKQLRKGANEATKTLNRGIAEFIVMAADAEPLEIILHLPLLCEDKNVPYVFVRSKQALGRACGVSRPVIACSITIKEGSQLKPQIQSVQQAIERLLV